The Capsicum annuum cultivar UCD-10X-F1 chromosome 3, UCD10Xv1.1, whole genome shotgun sequence genomic sequence TGACACCGCCTTGGGGTGCGGCCCTTCCCCAGAACCTTCATCAACGCAGGATGCTTCATACACCATGCGGCCCCTTTTCAACTAATGTCTAGGTGCCGAATTTAGAGACCTCGAGATCTCTCTTTAAAGCTTAACATGCAAAAAGAAGAGATAAGCAgcataagaatgattctcaaacATTTTCTTGTTTTCAACAAAAATTTTGGGGAAAAAAACACCTGCTCCCAGCAATTTCTTTGTTTAATACTAGGGCCATGAAACACAAGAAAGCAATAGAAAAATTAAGCAATATTCGTATAGCATTAATTAGTTTCTATCATCATGGGCCACCAATACAAGGAGGAAATCACAGTAACATTGGTTTCTTACTAAATGGACAAGGGACTTAAACAATCTTTCCTCACCTCCAGTGCACGAAGACCCCAAGTAAACCAACGGTGATCTGGATTGGCAGTTTTCGAATACCACCCTCGGTACTCGTATAAGCTTGTGACTGTATATACGCATCTAGAAACCTTCTGAAACGAGGATTCAAGAGGGACATTTCCACAGGTAACTACCTGCAAAAACATTGAATCGGGATGGGATATCCAAAATGGGATCAAAATAAAGCAAGACCAacataaaaaactaaaactacaagcttaaaaatatttattaaattcaaaaaagTTACTCATAACACTAGGACTAGTATTTTAAGCTCAAGAAGCCAAGTTAAACGAAAAAAAGCTTTAAAAGCAGATCTTATAGAagttaaaacaacaaataattcatTTCCAATTAATGTTATCATCAGAAACTAGTATAAATACAATTGTAGAAGAATCATCTTCTATGAAGTCCTTTACATAACATTGCAGCCAAAGTGAGAAGtgcctacaacaacaacatacccagtgtgaTCACACAACTAGCTACAGTGGGGCGtgcgcagaccttacccctaccttgggtGGCAAAGTGGCTTTTTCCAATAAGACCCCCAGCTCGAGAAAAAGCGTAAAGCTATGTTGATAAACTGAAGAGAAATGTGTTACAACAAAATACTAGAGATAACCAAAGTGAAAAAGGAATAGAAGCAATAGTTatattgaaaaacaaaataaaattttgaaggtCCTTCCAATTGCGATTCTCCATTACACAAGGACATCTTATTTAGATCCTCGGATCCGCAACTCTAAAGTTTTGACATTTTTAAGCATTATTTCATTTTGCAAAGtaattgaaagaatttttttcaccacaaaataataaatccaAAGTGAAAAGAGAACTTTTAATCATCATTAGAAGTCTAATAAACACAATAGAACCATGATACTCCAGTGAGTaacaattttttaataattcaacACTAATGCATCTATTCAAGATACAAATTAAATCACGAGTTGACTAAATCATTAATGATAACTAACAGTAATACCCAAGTTCAACATCAACTTTTGAAATCATTACTACTATACCAATTTCACATGTCACCGGACTTTAGTAAAGAGGGCATAACTATGACAAATGAGAATTGTggtagcttctttttttttttttttgataggtGAGAATAGTAGTAGCCATTTATATGAGAGAATGAGATAGGAAGAGCAACAAAGGAAGTACACACAAAGGTTTCACGCGAAGGCGATACATACCCCAGAAACTTTAACAAATTGACCATTTTTTGCAGTTCTAAGCTCAGCATCTGGGTACTGAGAAATGAAACCAACAATAGCTTTTCTTCCATAACAAGTATTCCATGTGAACACCACACTAACTATTGCAAATAGGACAACAACAACTACCAGAAGAATGGGATTGTGAACAGCACCGAGAATAAAACCACCAGCAATAAATCCCATCAGAAATAAAAGAATGATGGACCAAAGTATTGGCCTTGGGAAGCTCATGCGGAAGGAGTATTCTTCACATTTGTTAAGGCGAGTAACTGCTTGGTTATTAACTAAAGAATAATTCTGCAGCTTGATTGACCCTGTTGAATCCAAGGGACCTGAAACTTTTCGAGGAGCTCCAGAGGAATTTAGAGGACCAGATGTAATAAGGCCTGTGGTAGGGAGAATAGGTGGGATAGGGCCAGAATTTTGGCGGGACGAAACAGTACCTCCTCCAGCTTGAGGACCAGAGGACTTCTTCATAGGCTCCCCATGTTTATTTAAAGGCCCAGAGTTGGTCTTCTTCGTAGAAACATATCCAGGACCACCAGAAGTCGTCATACGATTGACTGAATTAAGTTGACCTGAATGAGAAGTAACACCACTAAAGGATCCTGTTCTCAACGGGGCATTGTTGATAGGTCCAGATTTCCGTGACCTCGAGCCATCCATTGGGGTAACAAACATTTTTCCAAGTTCTCCAGACTTTTTAATATCCCCTCCGGTATAAGGCATGGCAGCTGAGCTCATAGTCGGGGTCTTTTCTTTTGGCTGCTCAGGCCGGCCAGATACATAAAGGCCACTGCTCAATTGATGAGATGGGAATCGAGAACCCATAAGGACAATCTAACTTTCAGCAGATGCACAATGACAATGCGAGAGGACAGTCCCTAACACTCTTGAACAGAAACTTGTTAGCAGGATCTAAAATTCAATTTAGCTCACCGTATCCAGCAATGTGGTTGAACCTATTTCAATAGAAATACCATTTAAGCATTCAGATAGCAATAAATATTAGTACACTGTTAATAAAGCACATCAAGGAAACTGATCCACTTTAAAACAGCATCTATTCCCACATACTTGACTTAATGGGAAAATCAAACAGATCAATCACAAAAGTATAGCTTCCAATAAGTGCCCCAAAGATCACAACGGAGGCAAATTCCAGATAGAAGcatcaaaaaaattctaaaatccaCAATTAAATGACTTAAAAGGATGAGGTGCAGCAAATGGACAGATGTGAGTTGCCATTTAGCAATAACAGTAACAGAAAGAGGGATAATAGTGCAGGGGCATGACATAAATTCAACATAAATTATAGATCTGGATAATGTatgaaattttgaaatcctttagaATTGGCAAAAACAATTACCTATTGATGAGAAGGAGAATGCAGAAAAAGATAGAGATCACAAACCCTAAACTTTTGCCCAAGGGAATATTAGATTTACCTAAGGAAGAAAATGGCTGAACTGGGGAGTATGAAGCAGTAACATGACTGGTGGATCAACAGAGTGGGGCAGTGCTGCTTGTTGGTAATAGTAATGTGGTGCTGGTTGCTTTGCTTTTAAcatgattttacttttttgtcaccccaaattaattattatataatcaGCATCTTATGGATTAAATGCCTACTTTAGTTTTCAcgtgattttagtatatcatttctaattaattattataattatttatatattaaaaaattaataatatataattaaaaaaaatagatatttatgacataccTGCTTCAGctcttcaaccataattttactatatcatctttaattaattattataagttatttatatattaaaaaattaataatattgaattaaaaaaagtaCAATAGACATTTATGAAATGTCTGCTTCAAAAAGGAATGTTTACCTCCTAAACTTGTAACGAAAATTTACTTTACCTATTAAACTTACTCAGTACTTGCTAGAGGCGTTcacggtttggtttttaaccaaacagAACCGCGAACCAAACCAAATCGATAAAAAAGACGAATatttagtttggtttggtttggtttggttttatattttaaaaaccaATACTTAAgtggtttggttttggttttactctaaaataaccaacaaaataaccaaaccaaaccaataaaaatttatatatatattattcatgaataaaatataaatatttgttacattttaaattttaatcatgaatttaactttagcTGTAAcacttttagtcatatgtctTCATCTAGTTGACAGTACGTTATGAGATTCTAAATAATTTTTGCACTTtcaatgacaaatgatactaattgtgaaaattatctaGGTGAATTTCAGTAGACTGTAGATAATCGctagttttgaacttttttttttgtccctattgagaaaaaaatatgtgTTCACTTTTTGAAGAGTTTAgtagtttctaaatatttttttgtagaagtgttcatatggtgttgttcgtGGCGTTGCCTAAGTATAACAATGAATTGgcatcttagtttcaaggttaAGGCacaacactcggttgacatctcatatgttggattgaatttatttttaaaaaattaacttttatcattagctaaagttataaaccgaatCAAACTGAACTAAACTTATAAGAACCAAATCGAcggttatttttttgtgttggtttggGTTGGTTTTAGAAAGTTATAAatcgactaagttggtttggttatgattttgacctattaccgacccatgaacacccctaagtAGTAGctgttttaactttttttttctcatctaTGCCACTCAAGTTCTAAAAACTATTTTCCAGAAATTAGCAAAGTTGTGAAATACAATTTTGGTCCTTAATTTTTTATGAGATCTTGAATAAAATATTACTTAGAAGCAAATTAATGAAATGGACAATAAAGCAAAGGATTATGTATTtgcaaatcataaatatataaaaggaaaacCCTAAATCAAACTAAGCCGGAGATTGTCGAATTGGTGGGTACTGCACGCGCAGAGGAAGTATTTGAATTGAATAAGGATGGTGGGAAAGAGAAAGGTAAATTAGTGCTACAATCAGTATTTACTGAGCTGGTGTCAGCAAACAAGGATGTGGTTGCTGAAGTGATAGCCAAGCTGATTAGTTGCCTACACATTAAAAATCAGGTAAAGTCGAAGTAGTCCCTGATTAGATAGAAGTTAAAAATGTGTTAGATTTATCCAAGTATTAGCTGCAAGCTCCTTTTTGTACTTCTACATGGTGGACCTTTATTCTTGTGGAGTGATTCGTTATGGTTGTGGAAAACTATGCTCTTCATTGTCTTAATAAACATTTTTCATCTAAAACTCTCTTTTACTATCCATCTCTAAATACACAAACTTACTTGCATaaagattttggttttggaagaTGTGAGGTTTGAAAGTATCATTTATCTAACAATTCAATTTCtatcaaataatattaataaaaaggaGATATTATGAGTAGTTATATGGCCCATAATAGATCAAATTAAAgccctttgagtcttctttccaatgccaccGATCGTTCGTCAATCCTAATtcggagtcaaaagttatgagtgtttgagTAAGACATTGTCCAGGGTCTTGGCTTTGCGCCGTGGAGGAATTGCCAAAACACACTACCTCAGGTTTGATTTGGCCATGTGTCGCAAACCTTGAGGTTTGCTTTGGCTTGGCACCACAAAGTCTTTCTCTAACTATGACTCATTGTGCTAATTATTCTAAGCATCTGAGAAAAGATATTGAAAGCTGATATTTCACTGGAGAGATTATAAATCCAGCCAACAACTCATAGGGAGAGACAACGAGTCGTTACCACTGAGCACAGAA encodes the following:
- the LOC107863736 gene encoding uncharacterized membrane protein At1g16860 isoform X1, encoding MGSRFPSHQLSSGLYVSGRPEQPKEKTPTMSSAAMPYTGGDIKKSGELGKMFVTPMDGSRSRKSGPINNAPLRTGSFSGVTSHSGQLNSVNRMTTSGGPGYVSTKKTNSGPLNKHGEPMKKSSGPQAGGGTVSSRQNSGPIPPILPTTGLITSGPLNSSGAPRKVSGPLDSTGSIKLQNYSLVNNQAVTRLNKCEEYSFRMSFPRPILWSIILLFLMGFIAGGFILGAVHNPILLVVVVVLFAIVSVVFTWNTCYGRKAIVGFISQYPDAELRTAKNGQFVKVSGVVTCGNVPLESSFQKVSRCVYTVTSLYEYRGWYSKTANPDHRWFTWGLRALERHVSDFYISDFQSGLRALVKTGYGARVTPYVEESIVVDIDQSNRDMSPEFVRWLAERNLSSDDRIMRLKEGYIKEGSTVSVMGVVQRNDNVLMIVPPEEPFLTGCQWAKCILPASLEGIILRCEDSSKIDVIPV
- the LOC107863736 gene encoding uncharacterized membrane protein At1g16860 isoform X2 → MGSRFPSHQLSSGLYVSGRPEQPKEKTPTMSSAAMPYTGGDIKKSGELGKMFVTPMDGSRSRKSGPINNAPLRTGSFSGVTSHSGQLNSVNRMTTSGGPGYVSTKKTNSGPLNKHGEPMKKSSGPQAGGGTVSSRQNSGPIPPILPTTGLITSGPLNSSGAPRKVSGPLDSTGSIKLQNYSLVNNQAVTRLNKCEEYSFRMSFPRPILWSIILLFLMGFIAGGFILGAVHNPILLVVVVVLFAIVSVVFTWNTCYGRKAIVGFISQYPDAELRTAKNGQFVKVSGVVTCGNVPLESSFQKVSRCVYTVTSLYEYRGWYSKTANPDHRWFTWGLRALESGLRALVKTGYGARVTPYVEESIVVDIDQSNRDMSPEFVRWLAERNLSSDDRIMRLKEGYIKEGSTVSVMGVVQRNDNVLMIVPPEEPFLTGCQWAKCILPASLEGIILRCEDSSKIDVIPV